The following is a genomic window from Nicotiana tabacum cultivar K326 chromosome 3, ASM71507v2, whole genome shotgun sequence.
ctcaTTCATCTGCTTCATTGGTTATTTTTCTAGTCAAAGAAAAAAACATGGATATATCTGATGAGAATCAGTTCACTAGGAAATCACTGGGtaaagatgattttttttttcttctcaaaaatTAGAGAtgatcttttttttcttctcaaaaatTAATCTTCGTCATTGTTATGAATGAAAGTTGGTGAGGCAGGAATGGGAAACAGCAAGATTGGAGTGGAGACAAGACACAACAGAAGAGCACTGAGAGTGATTAATCAGAATTTATTAGGACCTAATCCATATCGTTGTGTTGTTAACAAGAGAAGATTATCACAGTAAAATACTTCGCTCCCAACTTTAAagttttcacttttattttttccGAGTTTCATTTTTAATCTGGTGCAAAAAATTTCTTGCTTTCAGTGCAAATGGAATCATCTACGACAAGAATCCTACGAGGTTAGTCAGTAAAACTACCatttctatgaattttgtatATTCAAATTTCAGTTCACTTGTCCTTTAGGACACATCCCAGTAATCAAGAGGTTATAACTGAAATCATATATAGTGCTTGACTGATAAATAAAGTATAACTTTTTAAAATGAAGGAAATTGACTGCACAAATTGCTAGCTCACACCAGCATTACCCCGAGGTACAAAATTTCGATATCATGGAGTAAAAATAGTTGATTTATTTTTGGTTAAATTGAAGTGTCAAATAGCTTAAAAGTTGAAGTCAGGCACAATGATGTTGAACAGGAAACCAAGAAACCAAAACTAGCAGCGGAAGATTTTAGGATTTGGGAAGAACATGTGGCAGCTAAAGACCAACCCATGTCTATGTCTTTGGAACAAGAAGCAACATTTTCAAATGACAAGACAGAAATGGTAAAGAGAATTTTCCTTTCTAGTGTATTTGTGTTTGATGTTTTAATGAGCCGTTTTTTTGTGTATCATTAATTAAACAGCTAACTTCATAAATCCTGCAGGAGGTTGAAATGGAGGATATATTTGAGGAGGCACTAATAGATATTGACAGTGATGACACTAACAATCCGCTTGCAGTTGTTGACTATGTGGAAGATCTATATGCCAACTACAGAAAAATGGAGGTCAGTCCTCCATTCAGGTTCTGGTTATGTTACAAGGATTTAATTTATATAAACTGACAATGTAAATTTTCCGATATCAGTGGCTATAACAGTTTATTGATCTATTTTCCATATTAGAAGGTGCCATCGGTTAGCCTCGGTGGGTAGCAGGAGGGatagaggtaggcctaagaagtcgTGGGGAGAGGTTATTAGGCGGGACATGGCGCAGTTGAAGctgactgaggacatgaccctagacAGGAGGGTGTGGATGTCAAAAATTAGGGTAGAAAATGTgtaggtagtcgagcgtttcTCTTTGTCTTACTCAGTTAGTTAGtattagtgttagtatgatatcTTTTATCCATAGATGACTATTACTACCTAGAGTGGCTATAACAGTTTATTGATCTATTTTCCATATTAGAAGGTGCGATCGGTTAGCCTCGGTGGGTAGCAGTAGGGATAGAAGTAGGCCTAAGAAGTCGTGGGGAGAGGTTATTAAGCGGGACATGGCGCAATTGAAGctgactgaggacatggccctagaaaggagggtgtggaggtcaaaAATTAGGGTAGAAGATTCgtaggtagtcgagcgtttcTCTTTGTCTTACTCAGTTAGTtagcattagtgttagtatgatatcTTTTATCCATAGATGACTATTACTACCTAGAGTGGCTATAACAGTTTATTGATCTATTTTCCATATTAGAAGGTGCGATCGATTAGCCTCGGTGGGTAGCAGGAGGGatagaggtaggcctaagaagtcgTGGGGAGAGGTTATTAGGCGGGACATGGCGCAGTTGAAGctgactgaggacatgaccctagacAGGAGGGTGTGGATGTCAAAAATTAGGGTAGAAAATGTgtaggtagtcgagcgtttcTCTTTGTCTTACTCAGTTAGTtagcattagtgttagtatgatatcTTTTATCCATAGATGACTATTACTACCTAGAGTTTGACTGCATTCTTGGATTCAATTTTATTTCATCTTGctgttattcctacttgttgcaattaccttttctttttcagtCGTTCTCTAtctgagggtctatcggaaacaaacTCTGTGCCCTTCCAGGGGTGgtggtaaggctgcgtacatcttaccttccccagaccccacttgtgggaaactgcttggtttgttgttgttaatgTTGTCAAGGTATATTTCATATGTAATGAGGCAAGGGCAGGTCCAACTTATCATGTCTGATTCCTCTGTTCAAACACCAGCTTTACTGGGGTTGATTATTAATTGCATTTTCAAATGAAAAATGACTGTAAATGATTTCTAGGTTTCGACCTTAAGTAAAAATATTATCTCCCTCTCATCAAGACAATATATATTCTTCCTTCCTATCTTAATTATAAACTGGCCATTGATGGATAGATAGTTTTTCAAATGCTAAATTCATTCTCCATTAAAATTATCAACCTTCCCCATTTATGTAAACTTTTATTATCAGTTGCCCCTTCCCTTAACTAACATAACATATTCACATTAAACGCAATTAAACACCTTGCACAAAGATATaataactttaccagttacgccaaggatCCCTTCAACCTTGCACAAAGATAttacctttttttcatttttaaataagCATGTTGGTTTAGAGTTGAAAAACCAACTCCATGCATTTCATGGGGCTAACTTAACTAAGGGGTAATTGAACGAGGCGTTGGAATTTAATTAGATTCAAGATTGGCAGCTGTAACTGATATTGGCCATTTGCATTTCAGGGTTATAGCTGTGTTTCACCAAACTATATGACACAACAGTTTGACATCAATGAAAGGATGAGAGCTACATTAGTAGACTGGCTCATTGAGGTATATTTGATGTTTCTTCACAATGAAAATAATCAGGCAGTGGAATTAAGTTAGTATTTCATTATGTTGTTAACTTGCGTATTCTAAACAAACAGGTAAATCACAAGTTTGAGCTCAGGGAAGAGACGTTATTCTTGACTGTTAATTCGATAGACAGATTTTTGGAGAAGCAAATAGTTGCAAGAAAGAAGTTGCAGCTTGTTGGGCTGGTTGCTATGCTATTAGCATGCAAATATGAAGAGGTCTCTGTCCCTGTGGTGGATGATTTGGTGATTATTTCGGACAACGCCTATACAAGGAAAGAGGTTCTTGAAATGGTAATACTGATCTCATTATATCAACAAGTACTGCATTTCCTCTACTTTATTTGGCATTGAAttatggagatcgagcattaaggttgtaggttaggggaaattgtgatttttttttcctacagcgcactagagtgagactagccagttaggaattagtcttaggatgctattgatcagCTATTGATGATGGACTTTATCTGCTGTTTATTAGtataccttacatctttctcgtatttcctatctcttatattgctgttattttgttattttatggtatttatgttatgttatggattttatggtattttatgttattttattatgagtctattgatagtgctaatatagtgtctcttgttgccttcttgagccgagggtctcctggaaacagcctctctgcccctcggggtagatgtaaggtctgcgtacatattaccctccccagaccccatttgtgggattacactgggttgttgttgttgttgttgttgttgaaatccaTTCCTTTAATTTTACTGCAGGAAACATTAATGCTCGATACACTGCAGTTTAATATGTCAGTTCCAACTGCATATGTTTTTATGAGAAGATTTCTCAAGGCTGCTCAAGCTGATAGGAAGGTTAGTCTGGGAAGGCACTTGTAATAGTGGCTCATGTGTCTCTTGGCTCGTAAATGAAGAAAAAACGGTGACACGAAAGATGGAACTTTGACCTTCTGTTTATTTGTATTTTCTGAAAAATTCACACATAGTTCAGTTTTTATAGTGTGACACAAAATAGTCTTGTGACGTATAATTTTTTGACTTTACTGTTATAATTGGTAAAGTTTAGTGACAACACGTTAAATTAACCCCTCTTTGGTTCTTATTAACAGCTTGAGGTCCTGTCTTTCTTCTTAATCGAGCTTTGCCTCGTGGAATATGAAATGCTTAAGTTTCCACCATCTTTCATGGCTGCTGCTGCAATTTATACAGCTCAGTGCACGCTATATGGTGTCATGCAATGGAGTAAAACATGTGAATGGCATACAAGTTACTCAGAAGATCAACTTCTGTGAGAACTAACTCCATATTTCTGTTTGATTCTCACTTCACCTCTCAAGATTTATCTGATTTAGCATTCTTTTTCTTGCTTTAGGAAATGCTCGAGATCTATCGTGATCTACCACCAAAAGGCAGCAACAGGGAAACTAACAGGAGTACATAGGAAGTATAGCACATCTAAATTTGGCTATGCAGCAAAATTTGAGCCAGCACTTTTCCTGGTGCAGATCAAATAACAGAAGGGGGCATTGTACAGTAACTAGCTTTACGTGACATCCGTAATTTGGTTGCTGCTTCGATGGATTTGAGAGTTTGGGGTCGGGGTAAATATTTTACAGA
Proteins encoded in this region:
- the LOC107776403 gene encoding G2/mitotic-specific cyclin-2-like, with the translated sequence MDISDENQFTRKSLVGEAGMGNSKIGVETRHNRRALRVINQNLLGPNPYRCVVNKRRLSHANGIIYDKNPTRKLTAQIASSHQHYPEETKKPKLAAEDFRIWEEHVAAKDQPMSMSLEQEATFSNDKTEMEVEMEDIFEEALIDIDSDDTNNPLAVVDYVEDLYANYRKMEGYSCVSPNYMTQQFDINERMRATLVDWLIEVNHKFELREETLFLTVNSIDRFLEKQIVARKKLQLVGLVAMLLACKYEEVSVPVVDDLVIISDNAYTRKEVLEMETLMLDTLQFNMSVPTAYVFMRRFLKAAQADRKLEVLSFFLIELCLVEYEMLKFPPSFMAAAAIYTAQCTLYGVMQWSKTCEWHTSYSEDQLLKCSRSIVIYHQKAATGKLTGVHRKYSTSKFGYAAKFEPALFLVQIK